Proteins found in one Haloferax litoreum genomic segment:
- a CDS encoding halo transducer protein — translation MDQPDSQHAPDSVVGMSKGDATDALVAADDSRDPEFVEAILGHVTDDGVVTEDAIDETVADASMVLSTAETRVELAQQALEDATATAKDVSGVDTVRSRLDTFESTVSALDAHVTDLGASIQSLSGWRNGDGDLYGLVTGLRDVTSEAQTVTRVADDTQLDLEQFERWVSSHDWRRDELDADVDALEQSLDDLACTCEELSTTDDGRLWFDAMLRRHVVSLLVADVRAELADLRELADRNDVDADGLDEIADRLDELDDRTTTLGDELDSLAQATWQAQFEDRLTSFREGLDEFEPPVSWGDVQSELEQRRPDVGQ, via the coding sequence ATGGACCAACCGGACAGTCAGCACGCCCCCGACAGCGTCGTCGGCATGTCGAAAGGCGACGCGACGGACGCCCTCGTGGCCGCAGACGACTCGCGCGACCCCGAGTTCGTGGAGGCGATTCTCGGCCACGTCACTGACGACGGCGTCGTGACGGAGGACGCAATCGACGAGACAGTAGCCGACGCATCGATGGTCCTCTCGACGGCCGAGACGCGCGTCGAACTCGCACAGCAGGCGCTCGAAGACGCGACAGCGACGGCGAAGGACGTCTCGGGCGTCGATACTGTTCGGTCTCGTCTCGACACGTTCGAGTCGACGGTTTCGGCGCTCGATGCGCACGTGACCGACCTCGGTGCTTCGATTCAGTCGCTCTCCGGGTGGCGAAACGGCGACGGTGACCTCTACGGCCTCGTGACTGGCCTCCGGGACGTCACCTCCGAGGCGCAGACCGTCACGCGCGTCGCGGACGACACGCAGTTGGACCTCGAACAGTTCGAGCGGTGGGTCTCCTCGCACGACTGGCGTCGCGACGAACTCGACGCCGACGTCGACGCACTCGAGCAGTCGCTCGACGACCTTGCGTGCACGTGCGAGGAACTATCGACCACAGACGACGGGCGACTGTGGTTCGACGCGATGCTTCGTCGCCACGTCGTCTCACTGCTGGTCGCTGACGTGCGAGCGGAACTCGCCGACCTCCGCGAACTCGCAGACCGGAATGATGTCGACGCCGACGGACTCGACGAGATAGCAGACCGACTCGACGAACTCGACGACCGGACGACGACGCTCGGCGACGAACTCGACTCGCTCGCGCAGGCGACGTGGCAAGCCCAATTCGAGGACCGACTGACGTCGTTCCGCGAGGGCTTGGACGAGTTCGAACCACCGGTCTCGTGGGGTGACGTACAATCGGAACTCGAACAGCGCCGTCCCGAC